In Aedes albopictus strain Foshan chromosome 3, AalbF5, whole genome shotgun sequence, the genomic window AACATCCCGTTGCAATGGCATCCGGCAGATACTTCTTCAACTCATTGCCTTCCGGAGTGCATGGTCCAGCGTCCATCAGGCAGTTGAAATAGTTCTTGAAGAGACGATCTGAGCTAAGGATCTCATCCACATCGATGTTGTCGTATTTGGTTGGATAACTGTCCTGGGCGATGGCCAGAGCAAACAGGGCGAACAGGATGACGAGCTTCATGATTGTAGAGCTTGATTCGAGTCTTCTGGAAGTACCAAACTGAACTGTAATGAATGTTCGGGTTCACCCAGTATTTATAATCGGCTGTAGAATGATGATCCTTTCAGACGAGTGATATTGTTCTTGGAATTGAAAAAGCTGGATCATCTTCTTGGTAAAGCCAACGTAAGCTCAGCGCCTAAGATAATTGTCAGGAATTGCATTCAATTTGTGCATGATGCGCAAAAATGCAGTAAATGCATTTCTCTATGTCAGTCTGTCGGACAGTACTGAATCATGCAATGGATCAAAATATGGATCGACAATTAATGAGTCTTCTTTGATTTCATTTTCGTTGGTGATTATCTAATATTGCTTCAACGTCACGTGAATGGCTCTTAATTGTACTTTTGAGTATTGCTACCCTACTATGCATATACATATTAATTGCAATGTAGTCATTTTTAAGTCATGACGTATCCACAATCCGCAAGTTCTTTTTTCTAGTTGTGATTCGTTGTGCAGATCAAGTGTATaaattcagagggatttcaaacgATTGGCACAGTTCAACTCAGTACTTTTAGTGGATCAGCAACTTGTACCAGACCAACCATGAAGGTCGTCATTCTATTTGCTCTGATTGCCCTTGCCGTCGCTCAGGATAGCTATCCCACCAAGTACGACAACATCGATGTGGATGAAATTCTCAGCTCGGATCGTCTTTTCAAGAACTACTTCAACTGCCTGATGGACGCCGGACCATGCACTCCGGAAGGAAACGAGCTGAAGAAGTATCTGCCGGATGCCATTGCCACTGGATGTTCCAAGTGTAACGAGAAGCAACGTGAGGTGACGGCCAAGGTGGCCAAGTTCCTGATTGAACAGCGTCCGAATGAGTGGAATTCTCTGCGAGGGAAGTACGATCCAGATAACACTTTTGCCGAGAAGTACAAGGATGAGGCGGCTAAGTTCGGAATCAAGCTGTAAGAAGTGAATTTGGCTTTCCTCCCACCAGTTATGATACACATGATTTAAAATTGATCTAAATTCATTCAAATTTGCCACCGACACATTTATAAATTAAACAGTTGATATACAATAGTCCACTTTACAAAAAAACAGTCACTGCATTGAACAATGAAAGAAATATTTCTTCCAATATCTGATTATAACAAACCATACCGCTCTTGAACAAAAACAGTGAAAAGTGtatactaaggtggcccacacttatatgtaaaacaaaaatttcgaaaaatgccaagtcttacctcctcaatcagttgttttggactcccaaaagctacgttcaaaatttgagcaaaatcaattaagcctaagggggcgctcaaaacgcttgaagtttgtatgggggtaattctcgctgaaaccggcccactatttacaccttgtcttcaaaaatgtttaaggtgccgattttctgaaagccctccccaaaaaagtaagaaaaatgcatttggttactcaaattgatggaccccccgttagttagagccacaacaatttttgcagacccctcgattttggtcaaatggtggcgcactaaaaccgttataactcaaaagtttcaccaaaaaccacctcaaaacgaaatgttgttgaaaagaggagagatagagctactatttacagtaataaaaagttgggtcggccatattgattttggccgccatcttggatttttatacaaaaacatttttttcgccatgagggcaaccaccgattttcgaaatttttgcatcaattgaaagctgggacatttatacataacatatcaaaaaattagagatgtctttttcttcttttaaaagttatctacagttttgtaaattgagccacgttttctccatacatttccatgcgcaccggcaaagacatgcaacagcatccgagtttacgcctgcatgtatgcacaaaggcgcgtgccgcaaaatttggccaaatcggaggttcgtttccgtttttgactgtttctcaatgatgcgggcattgtttttataacttttttagtgttttgaaaagcttaaaccttcaactttccattagtgggttcagaattttgaTTCTTGTTCGTTAACACTGCGAaaaaacgctgcatttatgtaaacggtcggcaccgggcccagtgcgcaaaagtggcatgatttacgaaacggcagataacttttgaaagaagaaaaagacatctctaattttttgatatgttatgtataaatgtcccagctttcaattgatgcaaaaatttcgaaaatcggtggttgccctcatggcgaaaatgtttttgtataaaaatccaagatggcggccaaaatcaatatggccgacccaactttttattactgtaaatagtagctctatctctcatcttttcaacaacatttcgttttgaggtggttttcggtgaaattttcgagttataacggttttagtgagccaccatttgaccaaaatcgaggggtctgcaaaaattgttgtggctttaactaacggggggtccatcaatttgagtaaccaaatgcatttttcttactttttaggcgagggctttcagaaaatcggcaccttaaacatttttgaagacaaggtgtaaatagtgggccggtcccagcgagaattacccatgggaaaacttggccaaatgtatgcagaaattttaagttttcgaattttgccgctaggtggcgctgtaagcgttcaataatcaaaccctttggtattattgtaggtgactatatgccaaacagctttgtagaagaccgcaaagtgatccaacgtctgtgaaaaaagttatgcatacatttggccaagttttcccatacaaacttcaagcgttttgagcgcccccttaggcttaattgattttgctcaaattttgaacgtagcttctgggagtctaaaAGAACTggttcaggaggtaagacttggcatttttcgaaatttttgtttttcatataagtttggGCCACCCTAGTGTATACCTGTATTTGCAATAATTATAAAACAGAACAGAACATGCTGCTGTAAATCTGCAATATATCTTAATGATTGGCTTTAAATAGCCTGGAACGAAAAACTTTGGAGCATGTTTATTGATTGTTGAAACTTTCATAAAAATCAGTGCAGCACTTTTTAGGTACTATAGCTGTCACACAATCATGGCCAATTTGCTTCCGTATGATGGATGGGTCTTTTTCTCTACAGTCAAAAGCACTGTAGGCAGCATCTATTTATTACGTAAAGCGACATTTTATGACCCCCCTTTGCCCCACCGTATCGCTTTCCTTGTATGAAAAgccttaaatttttgtatgggtcgtaaagCTTGACAGACCTCCCCCCTCCCCATAGAGTGCTACGTTATTTGTGGATGGCACCTGAGGATAACGATGGAGCAGTAATGATTTGCACTTACGAGGACACTTACTTGCACAATTTTGTCAGTTTAAAAGCTATCAGTGTTAATGTGTgttagaatttgtgaatatttgccATGATTTTGCCTATTTGCATGATTTTTTGCAAAGGGTTGTTGATAATGtacatattatgcctgcaaagctTTATAATAACATTACAATCGGAACAGTAAGATGGGCTCACTAAGTGTTATTTAAAAGGTAAACATCACTGTGATGCCAACACATGTTGTGACAATAGAATTGTTAGTAGTGCATTGATAAGCtagagtgtactgaaaggctatatgttcactcaaaacacATCTACCAATTAACTCAGctagacgaattgaggtgatatctgtacgtgtgtgtgtatgtatgtctgtgcataAAAAAGTCATTCATTTTTCAAACGtttcccattggtcgatttttcaGATTTTAGCACGAAAAGAACCGGAGTTTAATCGCACTatatgctattaaaaatggtccggatcggtcaaagcgttccggagctatggccactttagtgatctggaccagcaccggtagaactgaccgtatataaaactgaaccaagttccatcatgcgacacatcaaactgcgccgatttGTGTAACCTTTTAAATGGTCGACGAGATTTGTTCGAAAACCAACAGCGGAGATCataaattctacgatgtcggcccaaaactaAAAGGGCGGATTAATTTTCAAgatgacggctcaaaattcaaaatggtggctgtttaatgatgTTTGAGGCTCTAAACCCATGCAATGGATATAAATATtaaactgggtcaacaaagtcgattttatgcaacaaagcttttttgattcgctttagcgtccaaaacaactgtgcaaaatttggaagcgattggttgcatcaccgtattccgcattgtgattgaaatttgtatggaatttagtatggggaaacttgattttttgcatttttctcataaatttattttttttgtctgaaaccatctaactaatgacgttaaagatatgccgaaaaactttgccgaagaccgcaaagtgatccgacacttgtgaacaAAGTTGTAACGTACAGATTGACCGGTGGTGATTAACGTTTTACAagcaaaggaataacatcaaaaataaaatctcaatttttggcctaagttaccaagcgaataacttttttcacaagcgtcggatcactttgcgatctttgGCGAAGATTTTtgccatatcctaggctatacttcaaaaTGCAAAAGTGTACGTTTTcccataataaatttcatacaaatttcaatcgcaatgcggaatatggGGACCCAACCAATCGCTTTCAAATGTTGTACAGTTGTTTTGAACGCTAACATTCACTGAAAaatctttgttccgggttgatgcgatcaaatttaaagtttctccatacaacgttgacccacactaatatataTAGTATGAAGaatatgtccggagttcaaaaatggcggccagaatatcaaagatggcgatCTTAAATCTAAGGTGGCATCCGAAAatttaatatggcggctgttCTATGGTATTTtagctaaaaaaaatcattcaatatgcGTATATTGGGTATAGGGCGGATCTCTGGAGTCCAAATAGTAATCAGAATAATCAAGATGGAGATCCTTAATGAAATTGCAACCAGAGATTCctagatggcggacttaaatccaaaatggtggctcaaagttcaagattACGGCTtgaagagtttaaggctcaaacatcaaaatgcAAAGAAgggaatggatttttgttacaatttaaaTGTGCGATattcaccaacatgtcacttgattTTCGTTGAAAaccacgagaaaggcgccatcaccgctagatggatttattcatttatttagttcacatcaaattcatgataatactgaatcaacaatttgccgccataatactcgatttgcagctgcagctctccatcctcggtcacgcccaacactcgccagatcacgctccacctggtccgcccatcgtgctctctgcgctccacgccttcttgtaccaaccggatggttagcaaacaccaactttgcagggttgttgtccggcattcttgcaacatgccctgcccaccgtatccttccagctttggccactttctggatgctgtgttcgccgtaaagtgcagcgagctcgtggttcatccttctccgccacacaccgttctcctgcacaccgccgaagatcgttcttagcacccgtcgctcgaaaactccgagtgcttgcaggtcctcctcgagcatcgtccatgtctcgtgtccgtagagaaccaccggtcttattaacgtcttgtacatggtacatttggtgcgggggtgaatcttttttgaccgcagtttcttctggagcccatagtaggcacgacttccactgatgatgcgccttcgtatttcacggctcacgttattgtcagccgttagcaaggaaccgaggtagacgaattcttctaccacctcgaaagtatccccgtctatcgtaacattgctgccaaggcttgtcctgtctcgctcagtcccacctaccagcatgtactttgtcttagccgcattcaccaccagtccgacctttgctgcttcacgtttcaggcgggtgtactgttctgccaccgttccaaatgttctggctataatatccatgtcatccgcaaaacagacaaattggctggatttcgtgaagatcgtacctcggctgttgagcccggctcgtcgcataacaccttccagggcgatgttgaatagtaggcaggaaagtccatcaccttgtcgtagtccccgtcgagattcaaatgaactggatagctcacccgaaatccttacgctgttctgcacaccgtccatcgttgctcttatcagtctagtcagcttcccgggaaagctgttctcgtccataattttccatagctctgtgcggtcgatactgtcgtatgccgctttgaagtcgatgaacaggtggtgcgttgggacctggtattcacggcatttctggaggatttgccgtacggtgaagatctggtccgttgtcgaccggccgtcgatgaaaccggcttggtaacttcccacgaactcatttactttaggtgaaagacgacggaagatgatctgggatagcactttgtaggcggcattcaaaacggtgatcgctcgaaagttctcacacattaacttgtcgcctttcttgtggatgggacagattatcccttccttccactcctccggtagctgttcggtttcccagatcttgactactaactggtgcagacaggtgaccaacttttccgggcccatcttgatgagttctgctgcgataccgtccttaccagccgctttgttgtttttgagctggtggatggcatccttaacttccctcagcgtgggagttggttcgttcccgtcctctgctgcaccaacatagtcatttcctccgctgccttggtcctccgtgcctacattctcttcgccattcaggtgctcgtcgaagtgctgcttccacctttcgattacctcacgtttgtccgtcaggaggctcccttccttatccctgcatatttcggcttgcggcacgtagcctttgcgggatgcgttgagcttctggtagaacttgcgtgtttcctgtgaacggcacagcagttccatttcctcgcactccgcttcttccagccggcgctttttctcccggaagagacgggtctgctgcttccgcttctgtctgtatcgctccacattctgtcgggttccatgctgcagcattaccgcccgcgctgcatccttctcctccagaaccgctctgcactcctcgtcgaaccaatcgtttcgtcgactccgttctacgtacccgatagtgctctcggctgcgttgttgatggctgctttcactgtactccagcagtcctctagaggggccacatcgagcacaccctcgtccggcaacgctgcctcgagattctgcgcgtatgcggtggcgacattcggttgcttcagtcgctctagatcgtaccggggcggccgccggtaatgtacgttgtttataacggagagttttgggcgcagtttaaccatcaccaggtagtgatcggagtcgatattagcgccacgataggtcctgacgtcgataatgtcggagaagtgccgtccatcaatcagaacgtggtcgatttgcgattccgtttgttgtggtgatctccaggtgtaacgatacgtgaggctgtgctggaagaaggtgctacgaatggccatgttcttggaggcggcaaaatcgattaggcgtaggccattttcgttcgtcagctggtgggcgctgaactttccaatcgtcggtctgaattcctcctcctggcctacctgagcgtttagatcccctatgatgatcttgacgtcgtggtttgggcagcggtcgtactcgcgttcgagctgcgcgtaaaatgcgtctttgtcatcatcagtgcttccggagtgagggctgtgcacgtttattatgctaatgttgaagaatcggcccttgatcctcaacctgcacattctttcgtcgatcggccaccaaccgatcacgcgcctctgcatgtcgcccatcactataaaagctgttcccagctcacgtgtgttgccgcaactctggtagatggtatgattacctctaaacgttcgcaccatagatcctgtccaacacacctcctgcagcgctacgattccgaacccgcggtccttcagtatatcggcgagtatgcgggtgctcccgatgaagttgagagatctgcagttccacgtaccgagcttccaatcgcaagtcccttttcgtcgctgtggtcgtcgccattggtatcggttcgcattcttctcttgttgattttccggtgctagtcttttttacggctggctcgcagggcctgacaccaacccactaacccagggagctgggcttaccttcccggaagctacgggttctgcattggcatttcctccaactacagtgctaaatagctaggctcgagcgccagtcttcgccgggggtggtgtttttaatgggcgcccaggagataatattttacctgagcttccaccccccgcTAGATGGATTTATTAGGGTTTTTAAACTTTGGCATCGCAAATAATGTACATGGAttactgcaggattttttttttctggtctgCTTATTCTCACAGTATCGGCACTGCTCAAACGTCAAGTTTTTGGTgaaagtaagcaggccagcataaattcgtgcagaagttCATTGAGAGAtttgttcttgtaccgacttttcgaaccctctaagcagaatactctcttcgaatgagtgtaatcagttttgtacctttaaattccgccctatgttgctatgtgcataactgacactgaggaagattacaagtggtagtcgaa contains:
- the LOC115266474 gene encoding ejaculatory bulb-specific protein 3-like — translated: MKLVILFALFALAIAQDSYPTKYDNIDVDEILSSDRLFKNYFNCLMDAGPCTPEGNELKKYLPDAIATGCSKCNEKQREVTAKVAKFLIEQRPNEWNSLRGKYDPDNTFAEKYKDEAAKFGIKL
- the LOC109433394 gene encoding ejaculatory bulb-specific protein 3-like produces the protein MKVVILFALIALAVAQDSYPTKYDNIDVDEILSSDRLFKNYFNCLMDAGPCTPEGNELKKYLPDAIATGCSKCNEKQREVTAKVAKFLIEQRPNEWNSLRGKYDPDNTFAEKYKDEAAKFGIKL